A region of the Lycium barbarum isolate Lr01 chromosome 1, ASM1917538v2, whole genome shotgun sequence genome:
TGCTTTAGAAGGAAAGCCAAAAGGCAAGATTAAGAACTATAAAAGTTAACTAGAGTTTGATCACTGTCTTAATCACCAGGATACATACCTACACAAAAAATTGGCAAGATGCAATCACTCATACCAAGATACTAGGATCAAAGCAATTTCAAAACTTTGCTTCTCTTTGATGTTTTTATCATATGTTCTTACTAGACCATTggagaagaaaaaaatgaaacAGGAAAATATTGAAGGGGACATGATCTTTAAGTATGAGGATATGGACAAATTAACAGTGACGAGAACATCTAAAAACAACAGCCGTACTCGATGATATAGATAAACCACGCCAAGAAGAAATGTTAAAGTAGACAGAAAAACTAATAGAGAATGCAGAATGGACAACATATCATAGCACGGGCTGACCAGCACTTCACCATGTCAATTTTAAAACTGATAATTGCAACATCACTATAAGATGACATCAAGGGACATAACTAGCTTTACATATATCACATGACAAATAATGAGCAGTAAGAAGTCATTtcgatatacaaaaaaaaaatcgaatgaaAGGATTAGCCCGTCTAAACTTAGCCCACCTAATTTATTTAGATAGGACAGAAGATGTTTGTGCATCGAGGATATCTAAGCTTCAATGTTTTTCAGCAGACATTGCAAAATGATTATGAGGATTAAAACACACATGATATATTAACCGTACGAGTAATTTTTACTTTTGGTTGTGCATACTGTTTGTGGAAGAAAAAGGGTTATTGGTTCGTGGAAATAAAAATACTATTTTGAGAttatgttatttttattatttctaACTCAAATATTTTTATGATAGTTTTGATCATCATGTCGAATTTGTCAAAGCTTGAGTTTGTGGCACTTGATATCTCCGGAAAGAATCACCTATCATGGGTACTCGATGCTGAAATGCACCTAGACGCCAAAGGTCTTGGTGCCACGATTACTCAAAATAATACAGCATCGAGTCAAGACAAAGCGAAGGCAATGATTTTCCTTCGTCATCATCTGGATGAAGGATTGAAAGTTGAATACCTGACAGTGAAAGATCCACTTGAATTGTGGACTGGTTTGAAGGAAAGGTATGACCACATTAAGGTAACGGTATTGCCCAGGGCTCGTTATGAGTGGATTCACTTACGGTTACAAGATTTTAAAACTGTATGTGATTATAACTCTGTTGTTTATAGAATTACGTCCCAATTGAAATTATGTGGGGATAATATAACTGACGAGGATATGTTGGAAAAGACTCTTACGACTTTTCATGCCTCCAATTTGGTATTACAACAACAGTACCGTGAAAGGGGTTTTAAAAAGCATGCTGATTTGATATCATGTCTTCTTGTAGCTGAGCAGCACAATACCCTTTTATTGAAAAATCATGAAGCCCGTCCCACTGGAACTGCTCCATTCCCggaagcgaatgtggtagcaacACATGGCCCAACTGAAAGAAGATAAAATAACCGGGGCCATAATAATGAGCGTGGGCGTGGCAGGGGCAGGGGACGATATAATAATCGTCGTGATGGTGGTCACCATAAAAGGGAGAACAATATGGGTTATCAAGGCAATCCTTCAAGGAACAACTGTCATCGTTGTGGTTTGAAAGGTCATTGGAAAAATGAATGCCGGGCGCCTGAACATTTTGTCAGGCTTTATCaaaattccttcaaaagaaaGACAAATAGAGGTGGTGCCTCTTCTGCTAATGCCCTGGTGGAGtcacacatgacttttaaaaataACGATGAGGCAGGGCCTTCACGAAAATATGATGATAATGTTGAATCTAATTTGGCTTTGAAAGATGATGATTTTGATGGGCTTGATGATATTACTCATTTGGAAGTTGAAGACTTCTTTGGAGATCAAAATTGAGATTTGATCGTTTCACTGGGGAATGTGttatgttattatttttatttatgtgtTTTAAGTTGTCCTTATGTTGTTTTTTTTACGAGAAGTACGTAAGTTCTCTATGTTGTTTTATTTTCAAGGATTAGTAATTAAGTTTTATATTGTTAGTTTCCGTATTTCTTACGATGTATTTTTGTTTTTATGAAGATAAATAAAATTCCCCAGTCTTTAATTGGATCCAAGATGAGTAATGGAGATATGTGCCTTTTGGATAGTGCTACAACTCACACTATattaagagaaaagaaatatttcTCTCATTTGGTTACGAAAAGGGCTTGTGTTAATACAATATCTGGtagtacaaaattaattgagGGCTATGGAAAAGCGACCTTATTACTACCTGGAGGAACAATATTGGCCATTAGTGATGCACTATATTGCAGCAAGTCTCGAAGAAACTTATTAAGTTTCAAGGTTATTCGCCAAAATGGCTATCATGTTGAGACTGCCAATGAAGGAAAGGTTGAGTACCTTTATATTATTACAATGAAAGCTGGGGAAAAGTTTGTGCATGAAAAATTACCCGCACTTTCTTCCGGGTTGTACCATACAAGTATTGGTGCGGTTGAAACACATGTTGTAGTAAATAAAAGGTTTAATGATTCTAATGATTTTATCATTTGGCATGACCGGTTGGGCCATCCCGATTCTAGTATGATGTGCAAAATAATTAAGAATTCACATGGGCATACTTTGAAGAACCAAAAGATTCTTCAATTTAAggaattctcttgtgctgcttgttctcaAGGAAAATTGATATTAAACCATCAACAACTAAGGTTGGGATTGAATCCCCCGTATTTCTGGAACGTATACAAGGTGATATATGTGGGCCAATTCACCCTTAATGTGGACCATTTAAATATTATATGGTCTTGATTGATGCATCTATAAGATGGTCACATGTGTGCTTATTATCAACTCGCAATATGGCTTTTGCGAGATTGTTGGCTCAAATAATAAGGTTAAGAGCACAATTTCCAGATAATGCGATAAAGAAAAttcgtcttgataatgctggtgagTTTACATCTCAGGCCTTTAATGATTATTGTATGGCCACGGGAATAACAGTTGAACATTCGGTTGCTCATGTTCATACTCAAAATGGTCTGGCAGAATCAATGATTAAACGCCTACAATTGATAGCTAGACCATTGCTAATGAGGACAAAACTTCCTGTTTCGGTATGGGGACATGCTATTTTGCATGCAGCAGCACTTGTGTGTATAAGGCCAACCAGTTATCATGAATTCTCCCCATTACAATTGACTTTTGGTCAAGAGCCAAATATTTCCCATCTTCGAATTTTTGGATGTGCGGTATATGTTCCAATTGCTCCACCACAACGcacaaagatgggtccccaaagaagGTTGGGGATATATATTGGGTATGAATCTCcttcaattttaaaatatttagaaCCGATGACTGGAGATTTATTTACAGCAAGATTTGCTGATTGTCATTTTGATGAATCAGTATACCCAACATTAGGGGGAGAACATAAGCAGTTGGAAAAGGAGATAGATTGGAATGCATTATCACTATCTCATTTAGATCCTCGAACAAATCAATGTGagcaagaggttcaaaagatgatttatttgCAAAATGTCGCAAATCAACTACCAGATGCATTTACTAAtcttccaagagttactaaatcTCATATTCCAGCTGCAAATACTCCAGTTCGAGTTGATGTCCCGGTAGGACAAACGGTTAATGCAAATGAGTCTAGGCCACGTCTGAAacgtggtagaccaatcggttccaaggataaaaatcctcgaaaaagaaaagaaataaatgatcAAGATGATCATCATGTGAGGGAAATTGCTCAAGAAGAGGTCCGAGACATAATAAATGATAATCCCACAGAGAAGGTCCAGATACTTCAAAATAATGATAGTGAAGAGATCTCGATAAGTTATGTCTCGACGGGGAAAAGGTGGAACCGAAATGATATTGTGGTCGACAAtacttttgcatataatgttgttgttgagataATGCAACAAGATGAGGATCTTGAGCCAAAATCTGTTGATGAATGTAGATAGagaaatgattggccaaaatggaaaGACGCAATTCAAGCAGAATTGACTTCACTTGAAAAACGTGAAGTTTTCGGACCAATAGTCCGAACACCTGAAGATGTCAAGCCAGTGGGGTACAAATGGGTGTTTGTGCGAAAACGAAATGAGAAAGGTGAAGTCGTAAGATATAAAGCACGACTTGTGGCACAAGGATTTTCGCAAAGGCCTGGCATTGATTATGTGGAGACATattctcctgtggtggatgcaatTACCTTCAGGTATCTAATAAATCTGGTAGTTCGTGAAAAGCTTGATATGCAACTGATGGATGTTATCACAGCCTATTTATATGGCTCATTGGACCAAGAAATTCTtatgaaaatccctgaaggattcAAAGTGCCTGAAGCATACAAAAGTTCGCAGGAAACCTGTTCAATAAAACTTCAGAAATCTTTATATGGATTGAAGCAATCAGGGCGGATGTGGTACAATCGTCTTAGTGAATATTTGCTAAAGGAAGGATATAAAAATGATCCTATTTGTCCTTGTGTTTTTATAAGAAGGTATGGGTCTGAATTTGTCATAATAGCTGTGTATGTTGATGACTTGAACATCATTGGCACTCCtaaagagctttcaaaagctatagagtgtttgaagaaagaatttgaaatgaaagatctaGGTAAGACAAAATTTTGTCTTGGCCTACAAATTGAGCATTTGACAAATGGAATATTTGTCCATCAATCAACATACACTGAAAAAGTTTTAAAGCGTTTTTACATGGATAAATCACATCCGTTGAGTACCCCGATGGTTGTGAGATCGCTTGACATAAATAATGATCCATTTCGACTTAAGGATAATGATGAAGAGCTCATTGGTGATGAAACTCGATATCTCAGTGCAATTGGGGCATAGATGTATTTAGCCAAAAATACCCGACCAGATATATATTTTGCAGTAAGTTTATTGGCAAGATTCAGCTCCTCCCCAACAAAAAGACATTGGAATGGTGTTAAGCATATATTCAGATATCTTCAAGGAACAATTGATCTGGGATTATTTTATTCTTATGAATCCAAGTCAGATATGAtcggttatgcagatgcaggataTTTATCTGACCCACATAAAACCCGATCTCAATCAGGCTATTTATTACATATGGAGGTACAACTATATCATGGCGTTCAATGAAACAAACAATATCTgccacttcttcaaatcatgcggaGATAATATCCATTTATGAAGCTAGTCGGGAGTGTGTTTGGTTGAGATCAATGACTCAACATATTCAGGAAATGTGTGGTTTTCTTTTGAAAAGGGATATTCCAACTATATTAtacgaagataatgctgcatgtatTGCTCAACTGAAGGGAGGATACattaaaggagatagaacaaaacaTATTTCACCAAAGTTCTTTTTTACTCATGATCTTGAAAAGAAAGGTGAGATAGATGTTCAGCAAATTCGCTCGATCGATAATTTGGCAGATCTGTTCACTAAAGCATTACCAACCTCGACATTTGAGAAGCTGAtatacaagattggaatgcgtcgTCTTCGAGAATTAAAATGATCCTTTCATCAGGGGGAGAAAATACgcgctgcactcttttttccttggTCAAGATTTTATCCCATTGGGTTtttctgacaaggtttttaacgaggcagcaAATAATGCGTAACGAGCCACatatatggacatccaagggggagtgttatgaaatataggaaatatagagtatggatgtccactacacaaatataatgcctcttccattatcttccaccatcttaatggttcttccattatcttccaccatcttaatggttcttccattatctcatatattgaatgcatatgtaacactataaatagagacataagttttcatatggaatGTACTTGAACACATctttggatgaataagaaatctctcctctcttgtccctctatttctattgttttcatcctttactattgttactcttttagcttaattTACAACactgattaattaatttaattataagTGCCGTGTATGGAAATTGCCGTTGGCAAATagaagtaaattttttttttctttttcgactTCTATTAATAGCAAATTGAAAAAGCAAGTAATGTCTCCAATAGACAATTGTAAAAAGTATCCTTCTTTATTAAGAACCAATTTTCGGATTTTTTTTCTTATAGCCATTCAATGAATATCTTTTCGTAATTGATTTATTtatcagccaaaaaaaaaaaaaccaaaaaaaaaaaaggaagagtcCTACACCTAAAAGCAAGGGAAAGTGTTCTAAATTCTTAGGGAAAAAATTACTCGTGTATTACGGAATTAATACATAAATTCTAGTTGATTTTAAAGTACTAAATTTTAGGGGAATAATTAAAAGTCTATTCCCAACTGTTATGGGAGATATTTAAATTATCATCTTGTCTTGTTTGAAATCTACTTTTAAGCATAAAAACGGGaaatgttataaatattatttattattatggatgtctgtctttaggagaaatattagggttagtgactttgggatcaagttactttttccctataaatatagaggttctcATTCATTGTAAATTACtccctaacaagagaaataaaagaattcCTCTCTTCTCTCGTTCCCTATAATATTCTTCctgcttgctttattattttataacacgttatcagcacgagtctctaatAATTTACGAGCTGATTTTTATGATCTCCGACTGTAAGCAAAAGAATTTGCAATTCTGATTATTTCTGACAATCTGGTATGTTCTTATCTTGAATTTAGAGTGGTGCTTAATGTGTGATTGCCTCGTAGACGTAGCAGCCCAAACATAAAGTGAGGAAGTAATTTATTTTGCTCTGCTAGATAAGTTTCCCTATACTTTTTACTTCGCAGTGTATATTTTGTTGTGGCTCACGTCAATTTTCTTGATCAATGTTATAAGGGTCTCTTTCTATTGAGCTAAAAACTGAATGCATGGGtaattaatccttacttaattgATAATTGATTTGTCAAAAATTGTTTGGAGAATTGGACCCAACAGAATCCTTAGTAAACTAGAAGTGCAAAACATTAATTATAAACTTGGTTGATATTTTCTGTGGTTATCAACTTATAATTTATGGTTGCTTTTAAGAGATGTAGTTAAATAGTAGAGTATTTGATGCAAAACTGTTAAACtacttgtatacggtaaaaatcggatatatgttaaatcggtaagaccggagaccgagggaagaaagggacaagcatgtgcacgaagactttctttctgaaccagaggagtgcttgaaccgaagcaaaggaagggcatcatttggtccggcttctccatagccgagttggtcGTGGCCATTGGTCCGTTtaatcgtggtcgttggtccgtttgatcatggccgttggtccggttgatcgtggctgttggtccgggtgatccgttacacaattgccacgcgtcaataccgttctgccacattgtactgccaatcgtacgggtgtcagaccgtacgaccaaccttatccattttagggtttttctttattctttaggcccttatgttgtatgaagccatGAGggaaaactataaatagggggtcATTATCCTACTTTAAGGGGTTGGCTTCTAAAACTCTATAACATTTGTAATAGCAAATATATacaaactctctctctctctcaaataccagattttggtccggatttattgtgttcaTCTTCAGATTTGTGCAATCAAACAACATTCAACATATTAACACATACGTTTAGCGCAGACCATCAATTACTATCTAGATTATTTATAGTTGATTAcattccattttctctcaatcaaagaatagattaaagtttaccacatatcctatatctcactcataaatttaattgattatccaaatttggggtaaacagtttggcgcccaccgtggggctaggataatagtggtctttgatctagATCTCTATCTTACAC
Encoded here:
- the LOC132611748 gene encoding uncharacterized protein LOC132611748; protein product: MSNLSKLEFVALDISGKNHLSWVLDAEMHLDAKGLGATITQNNTASSQDKAKAMIFLRHHLDEGLKVEYLTVKDPLELWTGLKERITSQLKLCGDNITDEDMLEKTLTTFHASNLVLQQQYRERGFKKHADLISCLLVAEQHNTLLLKNHEARPTGTAPFPEANVVATHGPTERR